The following proteins come from a genomic window of Denitromonas sp.:
- a CDS encoding phage tail sheath family protein gives MPSALTYPGVYVEEVPSGVRTITGVATSITAFIGRARRGPVNQPVRVQSFAEYTRLFGPLWQPSTLGYAVNQFFQHGGSDALIVRVFNGTVSTSTATLTLATAGGSLVLEAASPGTWGSALRATVDHDTRDTADTLLFNLLIEELDRPGGTRAVASEQFRNVSVDPASPRFVNTVLGEQSALVNVRTAAPATESPNNATVSVANPDGTATAAGTLGSDGNAITDAQITGDQNARTGIFALESADLFNLLCIPPRTPTNDLANATWAAAAAYCQTRRAMLIVDAPAAWTANPATAIATAVTGVNTLRGAIGNDAAINAAAYFPRLRMPDPLSENRLADFAPCGAVAGIISRTDVQRGVWKAPAGLAASFSGAQGLTYTMTDPQNGQLNPIGLNCLRSFPVTGHLVWGARTLAGADLLASEWKYLPVRRLALFLEESLFRGTQWVVFEPNDEPLWAQIRLNIGAFMQTLFRQGAFQGSSPREAYFVKCDRETTTQNDIDRGVVNILVGFAPLKPAEFVVLKIQQIAGQIET, from the coding sequence ATGCCGTCTGCCTTGACCTATCCCGGCGTCTATGTGGAAGAGGTGCCCAGTGGGGTGCGCACCATCACCGGGGTCGCCACCTCCATCACCGCCTTCATCGGCCGTGCCCGCCGCGGGCCGGTCAACCAGCCCGTCCGGGTGCAGAGCTTTGCCGAATACACCCGGCTGTTCGGCCCGTTGTGGCAGCCCAGCACGCTGGGCTATGCGGTCAACCAGTTCTTCCAGCACGGCGGCAGCGATGCGCTGATTGTGCGGGTGTTCAACGGCACGGTCTCGACCAGCACCGCCACGCTCACCCTGGCCACGGCGGGCGGCTCGCTGGTGCTCGAGGCGGCCAGCCCCGGCACCTGGGGCAGCGCGCTGCGCGCCACGGTCGACCACGACACCCGCGACACCGCCGACACCCTGCTGTTCAACCTGCTGATCGAAGAGCTCGACCGCCCCGGCGGTACCCGCGCCGTCGCCTCCGAGCAATTCCGCAATGTGTCGGTGGACCCGGCCAGCCCGCGCTTCGTCAATACCGTGCTGGGCGAGCAGTCCGCCCTGGTCAATGTGCGCACCGCCGCGCCAGCGACCGAGAGCCCGAACAATGCGACGGTGTCGGTGGCCAACCCGGACGGCACGGCCACCGCGGCCGGCACCCTGGGCTCGGACGGCAACGCCATCACCGACGCCCAGATCACCGGCGACCAGAACGCCCGCACCGGCATCTTCGCGCTGGAGTCGGCCGACCTGTTCAACCTGCTGTGCATCCCGCCGCGCACGCCCACCAACGACCTGGCCAATGCCACCTGGGCGGCCGCTGCGGCCTACTGCCAGACCCGCCGCGCGATGCTCATCGTCGACGCCCCGGCCGCCTGGACAGCCAACCCGGCCACCGCCATTGCCACCGCGGTAACTGGCGTCAATACCCTGCGCGGGGCCATCGGCAACGATGCGGCCATCAACGCTGCGGCCTACTTCCCGCGCCTGCGCATGCCCGACCCGCTGTCCGAAAACCGCCTGGCCGACTTCGCCCCCTGCGGCGCGGTGGCCGGCATCATCTCGCGCACCGACGTGCAGCGCGGGGTGTGGAAAGCGCCGGCGGGGCTGGCCGCCAGCTTCTCCGGTGCGCAAGGCCTGACCTACACCATGACCGACCCGCAGAACGGTCAGCTCAACCCGATCGGCCTCAACTGCCTGCGCAGTTTTCCGGTCACCGGGCATCTGGTGTGGGGCGCGCGCACCCTGGCCGGCGCCGATCTGCTGGCCTCCGAGTGGAAATACCTGCCGGTGCGCCGGCTGGCGCTGTTCCTCGAAGAGAGCCTGTTCCGCGGCACGCAGTGGGTGGTGTTCGAGCCCAACGACGAGCCGCTGTGGGCGCAGATCCGGCTCAACATCGGCGCCTTCATGCAGACCCTGTTCCGCCAGGGCGCCTTCCAGGGCAGCAGCCCGCGCGAGGCCTACTTCGTGAAGTGTGATCGCGAGACCACCACGCAGAACGACATCGACCGCGGGGTGGTGAACATCCTCGTCGGCTTCGCGCCGCTCAAGCCAGCTGAATTTGTCGTGCTCAAGATTCAGCAGATCGCCGGCCAGATAGAAACATGA
- a CDS encoding PEPxxWA-CTERM sorting domain-containing protein — protein MKTISQTRGRLSRLTQRMVSSGLVAGCLAFSGGANAAISFTFDYSNNAPGAGFLDATFGADRQNALTAAGNAFSSLFGQYFSNTGNIVLAVTSSDDPNSDTLASAGSAGQWDGVAQGFTYQEVVREKLVTGQDLNGSAADGSVDVNWGQAWHLDLSTQAPQGKYDFYSTIFHEFTHALGFSSTIGQNGSSAFPGENVWNTFDSFLGDKNGNRVIKPDYTLDQTAWATSTGGTSPDAGMFFWGANAVAANGGQAVGLYSPTNWIGGSSVSHLDTDNPVLHDMMMTHAGPDGPSPRVFSAIEVGIMTDLGYTAVAAVPEPETYAMMLAGLGLVGWQVRRRRAA, from the coding sequence ATGAAGACTATTTCACAAACACGTGGGCGCTTGTCGCGGCTCACTCAACGGATGGTCAGCAGTGGCCTCGTCGCCGGCTGCCTGGCCTTCAGTGGCGGCGCCAACGCGGCGATCAGCTTTACCTTCGACTACTCGAACAACGCCCCGGGGGCCGGCTTTCTCGACGCCACCTTCGGTGCCGATCGTCAGAATGCGCTGACCGCTGCCGGCAACGCCTTCTCCAGCCTGTTTGGCCAGTATTTCAGCAACACCGGCAATATTGTGCTGGCGGTGACTTCCTCCGATGATCCGAACTCCGATACCCTGGCGTCGGCGGGCTCTGCCGGCCAGTGGGACGGCGTCGCGCAGGGTTTTACCTATCAGGAAGTGGTCCGCGAAAAGCTGGTGACCGGGCAGGACCTCAATGGCTCCGCGGCCGATGGCTCGGTGGATGTCAATTGGGGCCAGGCCTGGCATCTCGACCTGAGCACGCAGGCGCCGCAGGGCAAGTACGACTTCTACTCGACCATTTTTCATGAATTCACCCACGCGCTCGGCTTCTCGTCGACCATCGGCCAGAACGGCTCATCGGCCTTCCCGGGTGAGAACGTGTGGAACACGTTTGACAGCTTCCTCGGCGACAAAAACGGCAATCGCGTGATCAAGCCGGATTACACGCTTGACCAGACCGCCTGGGCGACCAGCACCGGTGGCACCAGCCCGGATGCCGGCATGTTCTTCTGGGGCGCCAATGCGGTGGCCGCCAACGGCGGACAAGCCGTGGGCCTCTACAGCCCGACGAACTGGATCGGTGGTTCGAGCGTGTCCCACCTGGATACCGACAACCCGGTGCTGCATGACATGATGATGACCCATGCTGGTCCGGATGGTCCGTCGCCGCGCGTGTTCTCGGCAATCGAAGTGGGCATCATGACCGACCTGGGCTACACCGCCGTTGCCGCGGTGCCGGAGCCTGAAACCTACGCCATGATGTTGGCCGGCCTCGGCCTCGTCGGTTGGCAGGTTCGCCGTCGTCGCGCCGCGTGA
- a CDS encoding DUF3306 domain-containing protein, whose translation MTDRDTKPTAPVEDGGFLRRWSQRKQAVARGEAPPEPVPAPLAAAVPPAASEAREAAPLPDPATLTLADDFSGFMRPKVPAALKRQALAKLFSEAHFNQVDGLDIYMDDYNLIPDMDDADRGLLRHARAVLEPTPAKSLTEMEDEALAAAQKERDAAAALSASSAPITPETDPTNGTPVAGEREAAEDPKTDAV comes from the coding sequence GTGACCGACCGGGACACTAAGCCGACTGCCCCTGTCGAGGACGGCGGCTTCCTGCGGCGCTGGTCGCAGCGCAAGCAGGCCGTCGCCCGCGGCGAGGCCCCACCCGAGCCCGTCCCTGCGCCCTTAGCCGCCGCGGTGCCGCCGGCGGCATCCGAGGCGCGCGAGGCCGCGCCGCTGCCCGACCCGGCCACGCTGACCCTGGCGGACGATTTCAGCGGCTTCATGCGCCCCAAGGTGCCTGCGGCGCTCAAGCGCCAGGCCCTGGCCAAGCTGTTCTCCGAGGCCCACTTCAACCAGGTGGACGGGCTCGACATCTACATGGATGACTACAACCTGATCCCCGACATGGACGATGCCGACCGCGGCCTGCTCCGCCATGCCCGGGCCGTGCTCGAGCCGACACCGGCCAAATCGCTCACCGAGATGGAAGACGAGGCGCTTGCCGCAGCGCAAAAGGAGCGTGACGCCGCCGCCGCGCTGTCTGCGTCGAGCGCACCGATCACCCCCGAGACCGACCCGACGAACGGTACGCCTGTCGCGGGCGAGCGCGAGGCGGCCGAGGACCCGAAAACCGACGCCGTGTAA
- a CDS encoding DUF3305 domain-containing protein — translation MSEATHPGAQALAGADRLAVCFVRQAVVGNPWIDHRWALVGLAFGEVPAADGPDRIVISGLRLELHGEEAEGYYMNVCADEPSLFFMLRPADDAQPDGPPTVAAVSANFYEAARWMDAGESVERLPLPDGWRDEIEAFARAHWREPEKKRGKRRYAATGDNRDRPGH, via the coding sequence GTGTCAGAGGCAACCCACCCGGGGGCGCAAGCCCTCGCCGGCGCCGACCGGCTCGCCGTGTGTTTCGTGCGCCAGGCCGTGGTCGGCAATCCGTGGATCGACCACCGCTGGGCGCTCGTCGGCCTGGCCTTTGGCGAGGTACCCGCCGCCGACGGGCCCGACCGGATCGTCATTTCCGGCCTGCGGCTCGAACTGCACGGCGAGGAGGCCGAGGGCTACTATATGAACGTCTGCGCCGACGAGCCCTCCTTGTTCTTCATGCTGCGCCCGGCCGACGACGCGCAGCCGGACGGCCCGCCCACGGTTGCCGCCGTGAGCGCCAACTTCTACGAGGCGGCGCGCTGGATGGATGCCGGCGAGAGCGTCGAGCGCCTGCCGCTGCCCGACGGCTGGCGCGACGAGATCGAAGCCTTCGCCCGCGCCCACTGGCGCGAGCCGGAGAAAAAGCGCGGCAAGCGCCGCTACGCCGCCACCGGAGACAACCGTGACCGACCGGGACACTAA
- a CDS encoding formate dehydrogenase accessory sulfurtransferase FdhD, with protein MTETTGVDTDAPIEIPLGDAPDAPRLSITRARRPATATAQVIDHEGLPREVEVPGEHALTVYLDKHEVVTLMTLGQAPEALIMGYLRNQGLVDSLTDLTAVHVDWSTGACAVTTHSPRPPLERMAKRTITTGCGQGTMFGNWLEELRPISSDATLSVATLDTALGRILALDTIYKRSGSVHGCALLHNTPEAPLLYHVEDVGRHNAVDAITGFMWLDEETGADKLFYTTGRLTSEMVMKAVQMGVPFLVSRSGLTQMALTLAEEMGVTLICRARVGRHLVYTHPHRITRIPE; from the coding sequence ATGACGGAGACCACCGGCGTCGACACCGATGCCCCCATCGAGATTCCGCTCGGCGACGCGCCCGATGCGCCGCGCCTGTCGATCACCCGCGCCCGCCGGCCGGCCACGGCCACCGCGCAGGTGATCGACCATGAAGGCCTGCCGCGCGAGGTCGAGGTGCCGGGCGAGCATGCGCTGACGGTGTATCTCGACAAACACGAGGTGGTCACGCTGATGACGCTCGGCCAGGCGCCCGAGGCGCTGATCATGGGCTATCTGCGCAACCAGGGCCTGGTCGATTCGCTCACCGATCTGACCGCGGTGCATGTGGACTGGAGCACCGGCGCCTGCGCGGTGACCACCCACTCGCCGCGCCCGCCGCTCGAGCGCATGGCCAAACGCACCATCACCACCGGCTGCGGCCAGGGCACCATGTTCGGCAACTGGCTCGAAGAGCTGCGGCCAATCAGCTCGGATGCCACCCTGTCGGTGGCCACGCTCGACACCGCGCTGGGGCGCATCCTGGCGCTCGATACCATCTACAAGCGCTCGGGCTCGGTGCACGGCTGCGCGCTGCTGCACAACACGCCCGAGGCGCCGCTGCTCTACCACGTCGAGGACGTGGGCCGCCACAACGCGGTCGACGCCATCACCGGCTTCATGTGGCTGGACGAGGAGACCGGCGCCGACAAGCTGTTCTACACCACCGGCCGGCTGACCTCCGAGATGGTCATGAAGGCGGTGCAGATGGGCGTGCCCTTCCTGGTGTCGCGCTCCGGGCTCACCCAGATGGCGCTCACGCTGGCCGAGGAGATGGGCGTCACGCTGATCTGCCGGGCGCGGGTCGGGCGCCATCTGGTCTACACTCATCCGCATCGCATCACGAGAATCCCTGAATGA
- the mobA gene encoding molybdenum cofactor guanylyltransferase MobA, with amino-acid sequence MTHPRISGLVLAGGLGSRMGGADKGLVMLDGRPMVDHVLARLHPQVDELLINANRNTDIYARFGIPVLPDRHTGFVGPLAGLDAGLNHLGETDGWVVTCPCDSPFVPRDLVARLVAATEAAGADVAIVRADGQLQPVFLLAHTRTTGALQAYLAAGERKIDRWVFTQKHAIVDFDDCPEAFANINTADELARHGQG; translated from the coding sequence ATGACGCACCCTCGCATTTCCGGGCTGGTCCTGGCTGGCGGACTGGGCAGCCGCATGGGCGGCGCCGACAAGGGCCTGGTCATGCTCGATGGCCGGCCGATGGTCGACCATGTGCTGGCCCGGCTGCATCCGCAGGTCGACGAACTGCTGATCAACGCCAACCGCAACACCGACATCTACGCCCGCTTCGGCATCCCCGTGCTGCCCGACCGCCACACCGGCTTCGTCGGCCCGCTGGCCGGACTGGACGCCGGCCTGAACCACCTCGGCGAGACCGACGGCTGGGTGGTGACCTGCCCCTGCGATTCGCCCTTCGTGCCGCGCGACCTGGTCGCCCGGCTGGTGGCGGCGACCGAGGCCGCCGGCGCCGACGTCGCCATCGTGCGTGCCGACGGCCAGCTGCAGCCGGTGTTCCTGCTCGCCCACACCCGCACCACCGGTGCGCTGCAGGCCTATCTGGCCGCGGGCGAGCGCAAGATCGACCGCTGGGTGTTCACCCAGAAACACGCCATCGTCGATTTCGACGACTGCCCCGAGGCCTTCGCCAACATCAACACCGCCGACGAGCTGGCGCGCCACGGCCAGGGCTGA